Genomic window (Pongo abelii isolate AG06213 chromosome Y, NHGRI_mPonAbe1-v2.0_pri, whole genome shotgun sequence):
GATAACATGCAAAGCTGTGTGCAGTGCCTGGACTCAACCAACACTCACTCATGCATCTGCCTccattctgtgcctggcacatccaTAGCAAACTGAAACCTAAGCCCATAGTTTGAGCTGAGTGCAGGCTGTAAGATGGGTTTGTAAAATTAGACAAGCAGGCTCAAGGGAAACTTGCACAAAGGTGACATCATCCACAGAGACTGTTGGCTGGTGAAGCGACACCCTAGAGATATTGTGACAAAGACGACATTCATCACCAGTGGCCAGTGGATTATTCAAATATGCCTATGTAATGGAGCCTTGATAAAAATCAGCAAGACAGTATGCATAGAGCTTTTGGGTAACTGAACACATACAGTGTTCTAGAAATTTGTGTGATCATAAAAAGAGACACTGATAATTTTAAAGGCCATACAGAGTGTAGGAGCCTTTGTTTGGTAAGAAGTTTCTGCCTTTaataatgtgtccagaattttaaCTTATTAACTAGGGCACACTCTAAGGTAACCTAAATCTGCACATTACAAACATTAGAACCTggatatttccacaaaaatgattCCATAATTCACTAATACGGTGCAACAAGTTTTACTTTAGagagataaagttttcttttgttaactgGGTAAGAACTagacatttataaaggaaaataaaatcaagtgatACCTCACCACAAGTTCTAGTCATATGTTCAGTTTAGGAGAATGATCATCAGTGAATTTTGtgccagaaatatttattctaaaagaaaagtcttttaatttataatagtgTGTCTCTGAAGTGCTTGTGACACTGTAAAGTCAAGGGCACCATCTCATACAGTTCTGTGTCCTTCTGGAAGGGAAGCTAATGCTGCCTTATAACCCAGCAGAGGTATTCTAGcatatgaaattaagaaaaatcaacattattaCAGGATTCTCTGTCATAAGCATCCAATAAAACACAACTCTGGTCTTGTGTATCGTAGTAGCCATAGATACACTTTATGGCTTCCAAGAAGAATCTAGTACCCAACAGTCTGCTTTTATATTTGGGCTTATGTGAGCATAAAATAACCACATTTGGGCAAACAAGctgttttattacttcttttaaagCTACAGTGCTTAAAAATGATGTGATAATTTAAATACCTGGCTTGGACATTTCCGGTTCTGTTTCCAAGCCTTAGCTATGGGTGAAACTGTTTTGGGCAATGAAGATGGATTAGGGCATCTCGCAACTCATGATGCATTTGGTTCAGCTTAGTTCTCGCGTCCTGAGCAGACAGACTGACAATTAAAACTCAacagttttattttcaacatactttAACATGGATTCTGTCCCTTGGGCTGACCTCCAGATCTTCCTCAGCAcctcacactctctctcattGGCCTGTTCCAACTCCAACTTAATATTACAGTGAACAAGGGCCTTAGATTCTTCCAGTACAATTTGATTATATGAGGCAAGCTCCTTAATTTGAATCATAACCTCTTGGGTGAAAGTTCCACTCAAAACTACCTGAGAGACCAGGCCTTTGGCACATGCCTCCCATGCTGTCAGCTTTCGCCCagcaaataacatttcattggcagatgctttacccatcattttttgaaatgtaatagttgaacagccatctggactctgtcCAAAGGTCATATAAGGGGTTTGGAACCAAGCCTTTTCATTAGCCCACACGAGATCACAAAGAGGCAGGATGGATGCACCTAGTCCAATGGCAGGGCCATTGACTGATACAacaataggctttttaaattgaataaaagtaTTCACAAAGTTCTTGATGGTATCCACCATTTCAAGGCttgctctgtttctgtcattcCTTAAGTGCTTCACAAAGTACCCAAAATCAAGACCGCAGCAAAAGACACTTCCAGCTGCACTGAACAGCATGAGCTTGCTGTCACCCACAGTAGCATTATTAAGAGCATTAactatttctttaattacttctgtattcagtgcatttttttctgtggatCTAGTTGATAGCACTATCTGGGTgaatccatcctctttcttcactaCAATGTCTCTGTATGTGCTGGCACTTTCTGTTAGCTTTATGGTAAAGTACATCTTCTTGATAAAAGGCTGGTCTCTGCTGTCATCAGTAATATTTCTTTGCCCACCTTTCACTCTTGGAACTGAGGTATGCATGTCTGTTTTTCCATTGGCTGCTAACGGGTCTATTAATACCACTATACCTTTTTGGGTAGCTGAACCTGTGGCCATTGAAGCAGTAACTGAGCCAGACATCTGCGACATTGGTGGGTGTATCTGAGTCTTGTTCTCTATTCTAGGCTGTTCTGCACCAGGACGTGACAAAGGGTCGTGGAGGAGTTTCCCTTCTGTCACCTTGAAGACCACTGTGTCCTGCTGATCTGCTGCAATAGGGTCCAGTTTCTCAAGTTTCTGAAAGCCTCTCACAGTTTTCTTGTCGTTAAAGGGGCTTTCAGGTGCAACGGTCTTGATAGTTGAATTTATCATCTCCCTATTATTTGTGTCGGAGAGACTTGAAGATGCCTTTCTCCTAACGATCTTGCTGGCAGCAAATAACTTGCTGTTTTTGGATCTGTGGTGTTTATCCGTCACTAGCGTTTTAGGAGAGTTCTTAGAATAGCTCACTTTTGTAGATCTAGAAGTTCTTCTTCTGgcattgtttgaaaaaattctaCTGGTTCTAGTCCATgtcagttttttctgtttttcagtctgtcGTCTATTAAAATCAAGTATACATTTTTCACAGTTCCTGAGGTGCTGCTCTGGTTCCCAAGTGTCATCCTGTTCGTCGTAACCTTTCCACCAAACCAAATACTCTGTATTCCCATTTTTATCTTGTCTTTTGTCAACAATActttcaacctcaaactcctgggaagcCATGAGGAAAGACATAGGATTGGAGCAGTTGCTGTGCCAACATTTTGTCAGTTGTGTCTCCACATCGCCACTCCTTTCCGCCTCCAGTTCTTCACCAGGTTCTGCATATGGATGAACCTCTTCTATTTCATCACCACTGGTGTAGTGAAAATTGTGTGAAATAGCAGCTATGCTATGGTGCATGATAGCTTGCTCAGTAGCCTCAGGTGAGAGTAGCTAAATCCACAGCCACAACCTTCTGGTGTAGAACAGAAAGCTTTCTTCCTGCCTGTTActctttggtgtttgtttgtttaattgtggTTGCTATGATGATTGTATGGAAGACTCTAatcttataacatttttaaagttacactaGCTTACCTTCAGTAACATACAAAACCTTTACTCCTGTATAATGTACCTCCACTATTTCACTTATTGAGTCCTCAAAATTATGCCTTTATTCAGTTTATGTCAAAAACACAAATTAGAGGTAGtttttttatgaaatatatttgtgttttaaggtaCGTGGAGAACATCTTGTGGAGGTGCATgttgttaattgtttttttttcttttctttttgagatggagtctcaccctgtcacccaggctggagtgcagtggtgcaatcttggctcattgaaagctccacctcccggattcatgccattctcctgtgtcagcctcccaagtagctgagactgcaggcgcctgccacctagCCTgtcgaattttttgtatttttagtagagaccgggtttcaccgtgttagccagggttgtctcaatctcctgacctcgtgatccacgcacctcaaccctccaaagtgctgggattacaagcatgagccaccgtgcctggccaaattttgtgTCTTATATATTTGTACCTGTATTTATCTTTACCTTAGCCTTCATTTGTTCATACTGCTTTTGAGTGTCTGTCCATTCTACCCTGAAGTACTCCGTAAGACATTTCTTAAAGGGTAGTGTAGTTGTAAAGGGTGCCAGCTTTTATGTGGGAATGTCATAATGTGTCCCTCACCTTCCGTGGACAATTAGGTGGATTATAAGGTTTAGGTTTGACAGTTTTTTCTGACATCACTTGGAACATATTAGTCTACTGCTTTCTATCATCTTAGTTTTCAGATGAGTAATCTACTGCTTTTCAGTGATTATTCAGATAAGCGGTCCACTGGCTATTTTTAGGGTCCCTTTTACATGACTAGctacttcctctccttcctttgaaAATCCTCAGGAttctctttgtatttgttttagacagtttaattatcaggtaaaatttttagtttgtttctttgagtttttgttaCTTGGAGTCTGTTGAGCTTCTTGGGtgcttattttttgtcttaaattgTTTCATTCTTTAtgactattttgttaaatagtctccatgatcttttgtctcttccttcGAACTTCCAAAATGCGTATGTATGGCTCCTTGATGGTGTCCCTCAGGTTTCTAAGCCGTATCAATCTGCCTTGCCCCTTTTCAGACTCTGTTGGTGACCACTATGTGGTTGACTGCCCCCAAGGGTGGGTATCACAGTGTGGGGACAGTTTGTCAGTTGGTCTCATAAGGCTGATGCATCCCATAGCTCAATTCCCAGACTAAAATCTTTGTTGTTTCATTAGTCCACTACAATCTAGAAATCTCTAAATGTGAGGTATCACACAGAGCTCTTTGTCTCATGGCTAAGAAAATTAAAGAGGATGGATGCAAAAAGTTGAATCAAAACTTTTATCAGTGAAAGTAAAAAACTCTTCACAGTGGCGGTGGAATGTGAGTGGTTTACCTACTATGAGACTGTGCTTTACAGTTTCTAAAGGCAGCGAAGTAAAGGAATGTACTTAGTGTTCTTGGAGTAAGCGTTATTCGGCTTGGCCCTGAAATTTGGCCTTGGATTCACCTGGAGCTGAAGTGATGATTTGTAGAAGCTACAAGTCTCAGCCTTGGAACTTGGCCCTGGACCAAGAAAGGAGCTGAAGTGACAGCTTGGCCTGAGACCTTGGGCTGGGATCAATCAAAAGGTGAAGTAATGTCTCATGGTCACAATAATTAAGGAGGCTGGATGTTGCAAAGTTCAAGTAGGAACTAAAGTAACACAAGAGCCATTGGACTCTGTCCGGATGTCATATAAGGGGTTTGAAACCAAGCCTTTTCATTAGCTCAGAAGAATTCACAAAGAGGCAGTGTGGATACACTTATTCCAAAGGATGGGCCACTGACTGATACAAcaatagacttttaaaattgattgaaatTGTTCACAAATTTCTTGATGGTGTTCACCATTTCAAGGCTTGTTCTGTTACTGTCTTTCcttaaatacttcagaaagtaCCCAAAATCGAGACCACAGCAAAGGACACTTCCAACTGCACTGAACAGCACAAGCTTGCTCCCACCCACAGCAGCCCTATTCAGAACATTaaccatttctttaattactttatGTCGATCTAGTTCATAGCAACATCTGGGTGAATCCATACTCTTTCTTCACTGCAATATATCTGTATGTGCTGACATTTTCTGTTAACCCTCTGGTGAATTACGTCTTCCTGATAAAACGCTGGTCTCTGCCATCGTCAGTAACATTTCTTTGCCCAATTTTCACTCTTGCAACTAATGTATGCATGTCTGTTTCTCCATTGGCTGCTAATACCACTATACCTTTTTTGGTAGCTGAGTCTGCAGCCATGAAAGCAGTAACTGAGCCAGACTTCTGAGAAAATAGTGGGTGAATCTGGGTCTTGTTCTCTATTCCACACTGTCCTGCCCTGGGATCTGATAAAGGCCTGAtgaccttcccttcctcctccttgaaGACCACTGTATCCTGCTGATCTGCTGCAATAGGGTGCAGATACTTGAGTTTCTGAATGCCACTCACTGTGTTCTTGTTGTGAATAGGGCTGTAAGGGGCAAGTGTCTTTCTTGATAGTTGAATATAGTAGCTCCATATTCTTTGGGTCAGACAGATGTGACCCTGGATTACTGCCAACATTCTGGCTGGCAGTACATAACTGGCTGCTTTTGAATTTGTGGTGTTGGCCAGACACTAGAGTTTTAGGAGCATTCTTAGAAAAGTTGGGCTTGGTAGATATAGAAGTTCATCTTCTGGTATTGTTTGAAAAAGTTCTAGTTGTTCTGGTCCATgcccctcttttattttttctgtttttcagtctgtcatctgttaaagtcatatatacatttttccccaGTGCTGCTGTGGTTCCCAAGTGTCATACTGTTTCTTCCTAACCTTTCCaacaccaaattttatttatttttctattttttagacaaagtcttgagCCATCACTCAGGCAGCGGTACAGTGGCacagttgcacaatctcggctcactgcaacctccgcgtcctgggttcatgtgattctcctgcctcagcctcctgagtagatgagattacaggggcctgccaccacacctggctaactttttgatttttagtagaaacaggttttcactgtagtagccaggatggtctcaatctcctgaactcgtgatctgcccgccccagccttgtaaagtgctgggattacaggttcacacctgtaatccacttctttctgcctccagttcttcaccAGGTTCTGCATATGGATGAGCCTATTCTATTTCATCGCCACGGGTGTAGtgaaaattgtttgaaatagcaGCTATACCATGTGCTTTAGGCTCTCCACACTTACGCCCTGGTGTGACAGCTTGGGCTTTGTCTCATGGTACATAATAGCTGGCTTGGTAGCCTCAAGTGAGAGTAGCTAAATCCACATCTCCTACTTTCTGGTGTGGTACAGAAAGCTTTATACCTgcctgttattctttttcttttttaattgtcattgatACTGTGATTATATTGAATATTCTAAAGTTATTCCACTTTTAAAGTTACACTAGCTTACTTTCAATAACACACAAATCCCTTAACTCTGTATAGCTTCACCCCCATGATTTCCTTATTGAGTTCTCAAAATCATACCTTTATGCATTGTATGTCAAAAACAtaagttatttataatatttttattaaatatatttgtgttttaaattacttGGGAAACAAATTGTGGAGGGGTGCACTGTTATTCCTTATGTTTTGTAAcatcttatatatttatctttaccataatatatattcattcacaCTGCTCTTTATTGTCTGTTCATTTTACTGTGAAGTATCCcataaggcattttttaaaaagatagtctaCTGGTAAATTGTCCCAGCTTTTATCTGGAAATGTCGtgatttctccctcacttataaGGGACAATGTTTTGAACATAAGATTTCTGTTCAAAAGTTTCTTCTTACATCATTTGGAATACATTAATCTATTGCTTTATGTCCTCTGAGTTTTCAGATAAGATTGCTGATTAATTTTGAGGGTTCTTGGAACATTACTAGccacttcttttgttgctttcaagattttctctatctttctttcaaagggtttaattatcatataatttgaGTTTGCTTCTTGGAGTTTCTCTTGCTTGGAGTTTGTTGCGTTTGACATTCTTCACCATTATTGTTTCTAAATAGTCTTCCTGATTCTTTTTGTCACCCTTTGGAATTCCAGTATGCATCATATGGCTGCTTGATAGTGTTCCACAGCATTTTAGGCTTTGTtctcattactttacttttttttctatcatttcctaACTTAATAATATCAACACCCTTTCTTTGGTTTGCTGATAGTGTGTTCTTCCCTCAGCTCAAGtctgcttttaaatatctgtagtgaattttttttttttttacttttatctctAGACTCttataggttttaaaataattttactatttttattaaatttgttcacAACTTTTGgtgcttcttttgtttcttctattagcTGACTCTGAAACTTAATTCTAAATATTATGTTTTAGTAAGACCACCTTTTGGGCTCTCTAAAAAAAGTTTCagatcataatttctttttaattcttaaaatgagCCATATTTCTCGGTTTCATTGTACAGTTTATCTCTAGACttctttaggttttaaaataattttactctttaGATTGATAATTTTTGTTCATAATTGTTTGTGCTTCTGTGTTTATTCTATTAGCTTATTAagtatctaaattttaaatattatattttaataaggcTGCCATTTGGGCTGtcaaaaaaagcttattttttcgtagttttttttttgcagtcGTTCTTAGAATGAGACATACTTCCCTATTTCACTCTGTAGTTTGTGATTTTACCGGGGCTGAAAAagagcatttaaaatttaaagtgctgtaactttgaaaataagattCTCTACTTCTATGGTTTGGTagtgttttgtttcttcattacATAGGCTCTTTCCCTCCTGTAAATCGTTGTACTGAGCTTCTTCTGGGGTCTTTTTTGAGGCACATTATTTTGGGGCACATATCGTTaaaaccacatttcattttatatatatatatatatttgtgtatatgtatatacacgcatgtgtgtatataagattaatatatatgatttatatataattatatgtaatatatcagatatataatatataacatatcagATAtcgtatataatatatcatatataatatatagatatgtatatatgatatataatatattacatatattatatatagtatacaatacatttattatatatcatatatgatatataatatatattaattatatataatataattatatatgatatataatatattacatatcatatataagtctgttatatattatatgtaatttaatgatatattatatatgatatgtgatatataatatattatattatatatgattatagaTGATTAATATATGattcatattaaatatatgattacTTTAGAAAGTTTTAGtctagaaatgtcttcagagaaaaagaagagcaatcaggaaaaaaatatttttgctctttATATCTAATGAAGGTTGGTTGCACAGAGGGACAAAGAGCCTGCATAATGTTTAGGGAATAAAACAATGACTATTCCCCTCTGTCGGGACCTCTATAAACAGAAGCAGCAATCGGCAAGTGAGTCCTCCTGAGATTTGGAGGACAGAGTCCCTTCTCTTTACCATGGCTCTTGTAAGCTGCTCCAGAAATATTTGGAAGGCAGCATCCCACAGTGGTGGTTAATAAAGAATAAGTAGCTGCTGCTGATCTGGGctacaaaattgataaaatttaatttttatttactttgcaaatctttttttGGAAGCTGTAAAACTTCATGTAGACTCGGAATTCTATAGTAATTGCATCATACTAATCCTTCCACTGTACCTGTTGTATACTTGAACAGACGGATATACAGTGATCCGTTGTACATTGCAGAACTTTCCTATCATTTTACTTTGGCCTGTTTGTCTTTACACCTAAAATATGCCTCGCACAGAAGTCACAAATGTGACTCCTTCGTTTAAGGGTACACTTGCAACAAGGTGTGCCTTTTTAAGCAAGAGCTCACATTTACACTTCTTACAAGTAAAATGTTACATACTCTGACATTGAGTTACATGCTTTCCATACGctctttcttccgcttgatcctgaatttattttttgctcgtttaaaaaatttggctaattttttaaaaccttctgtttattttttacattacaATTAGGTGTTTTTGGGATTGCAATTATTATTGAAAACTTAAAATAGCCTACTATGAACAATACTAGCTTGTGTGAACCATTTAGTGTTTAATGTCGAAAATATAAGAATATGCTCCTCTTGTAGTTTTCCATCCTtctcaatttatattattatctgCGATTATATCTGCCACACAGACTGTTCATTAACAGTTAAGTTTGCCGGGGTTGAAATAGTAATAGCATTTTTCTTATAGAGAAGCTTTAGTCACAATTTCCTTTAGCTTTTCTTTACCCAGACGTGTttgcttgaatttcattttaCCAGATATATATTTCAGGTTTGACAGCATTTTTCTGTTAAAACTTGGATATCCCACCACCTTCTGACTTCATGGTTTCAGCTGAAcaatcatttgttattttaatcaaGAACTTCTTGTACTTAGCAAATTGATATTCCTTGTctgcttttacaattttctttgtattggctCTTGATTGCCTATAATGTTTTCTGATGTGGCTATCATTGACTATATTGTGGTTAAAGATTTTTGTCCTCTTTCACCTTTTAGATTGGGATTTCTAAGTTCAGGAAATGTTCAGCCATTTTTGCCTTACAAGTTTTTGGCTTCTGTTATTCTCCATTTATAAGATGTCCATATTGCATGTTCTGGTATACCTCATGGTGTTCTatttactctttatttatttatttattattattatttttttttaattttaatcctcAGACTgagttttttcagtttttattccttcAGATTGAATGAATATTTACCTGCTCAAATGTGCTGTTAAACCCCTTTATTATAGATTTTACTTCAGTAGTTGCCCCATTTTTTTACGGGTTCTTTTGTAATTTGTCTCACTGATGCTCTCATGTTATTCTTTCATCATTTGTCTATCATTTCTCTTTAGCCCTGCTTAAGActgctgtttttagttctttgtctataaaatttgGGACCCACTTAATTCCTGCATTTAGTTTACATTGTTCAtaactttctgtttgtttttgtgtttctgcttttcagaaaactatatttgaaatgtcataatgtgCTCACACTGAAAGTTACCTCTGtatttgaaatgtcataatgtgctaactctgaatgctttttgttatttctgaaatGCAATGTGTTAGTTATTAAAAGCTTAGCTTGCATTCCATTGGCAATTTGAAAGAGAGCAATATGAAAACTATCACTTTTAAATACATGGTATGTATTAACATTCTCCTTTAACTCTCAGGGGGATTGTTTATCTTTCTCTCCTAACATTCACTTTCTTCACACTCTTAAGCTACAGATAAACTTGAGGGTTAAAgtatattgttttccatttcttttagaatgttaCTGTTGTAAAAATATGCATGATTTTCTAAGTGCTTCAGTATGTTAAACTGCTTttgaatattcagatttttacaaATACTAATCTCTCTAAATTTTGTTCCTGTTTATCCTTAGCCTAGTgtaaa
Coding sequences:
- the LOC129053453 gene encoding testis-specific chromodomain protein Y 1-like; protein product: MASQEFEVESIVDKRQDKNGNTEYLVWWKGYDEQDDTWEPEQHLRNCEKCILDFNRRQTEKQKKLTWTRTSRIFSNNARRRTSRSTKVSYSKNSPKTLVTDKHHRSKNSKLFAASKIVRRKASSSLSDTNNREMINSTIKTVAPESPFNDKKTVRGFQKLEKLDPIAADQQDTVVFKVTEGKLLHDPLSRPGAEQPRIENKTQIHPPMSQMSGSVTASMATGSATQKGIVVLIDPLAANGKTDMHTSVPRVKGGQRNITDDSRDQPFIKKMYFTIKLTESASTYRDIVVKKEDGFTQIVLSTRSTEKNALNTEVIKEIVNALNNATVGDSKLMLFSAAGSVFCCGLDFGYFVKHLRNDRNRASLEMVDTIKNFVNTFIQFKKPIVVSVNGPAIGLGASILPLCDLVWANEKAWFQTPYMTFGQSPDGCSTITFQKMMGKASANEMLFAGRKLTAWEACAKGLVSQVVLSGTFTQEVMIQIKELASYNQIVLEESKALVHCNIKLELEQANERECEVLRKIWRSAQGTESMLKIPLLGYKAALASLPEGHRTV